The window tgtaaagaaatgcatatatatatatatttttttttttttcttagctggctacttcctggtcaGTGGAAGTTGATGAACAGATGGATTTAGATTCTAGGGTGTGGGCTGTTTCAATTATGCCAAATCTTTATATGTCGCTTTTTTGTAGCCTATATGCACCTTTATCCAGATTCTCATTATCAACTATACTGTAATGGACCTATGCACAAAGCCCAGTTTTCCCTTAACAAAAGGACTGCTGTGAATGAACAAAACTACGACTGGCCTTGGATCTTTGCATCCTActggatattttatttttctgctgtAATAACCCTGAGAAAAACATACCATGCTTTGTGTTGATCTGGTAGTGTTTGATGCAACAGGGGAAATGGTAAGGGTGCTCATCACTTTGTTCTGTGTGGTCCGGGTAGTGGTAATTTGGCGAGGGGAGCGCAACACTGTCCCTGTCGACAGGGTCACTTCCTTGCTCTCAGTTACAGCAGAAACTGGCCTGACTACCATCTTTGGGGTCAGACTATTACCTAGATGAATATGGATCTTGTTATCGTCAGTGGTGGTAATAATGTTTGTGTTATTGTGACCCTTTCTTATAGGCACTGGGACCATCTGCTTTTCAGGGGTAACCTTGAATACAGCCCGGCCCATTGTCATCTCTTGGGGTTCTGGGGAAGAAGAGGCGTCAGGCACTGCCGAGGTGCTAACTGTCATGATTGTGACAGGAGACATGGGCCTTCCTGAGGTAGAGGAGGAAGTTTGGCTGCAGTCAGGAGACTTGGCTCTGGAAATAGTTGTGATGGTGACTGGAGATTTGGTCCTTTCTGGACCCTGATGTCCATTGGTGAACCTTCCCCGAATTGCAGCAGAGTGTGTTGGAATGATTGTAATTCTGGATTTAGGGTGTGATGGATTGGCATTTAGTGGAGCTGATGTTGAGAAAATATCGTCAGCAGTGGTGCTACTGATCTCAAGCGTGGCCATATTGTTTTGGTGGTCCGGTGTCAATCGGATATGTAAAGGCTGCCCTTGCTTGTGGGCCATAGTCAGGTTGGGAGCTCCACTGATATGTGTTTTTTCCAGACTGGTTTCATGAGAGTTGTTATCTTTCTTCCTCATCCAAGGAATCCAGGATTTCTTAATACTGAGATCGCTTCCTGACGAAGGGGAACGTTCAATGCCACCAGTCTTTTCAGTTGGCTTCTTCAGGCTTTTCTGCCTTAAATTGTTCATGATGTTATTCTCTTCTTGAACGGATTTCCTTATAAAACCAGCAGGAGTATCTTCCTCTGTTGGCCCATTGGACAATGCTTCTGTCTGTACTCCAGTGGATGTGACAGCAATGTCCACCATCCTCCTCCCATTCAAACTGGGCCTTAGTGCACGACTGTGACGCTTTGCTATCTCCAGTTCTTTGTTCAGATGGAGAACCTCAGTGCCCATGCTCTTGGCTTTCTCTTCCTCTTCAAAGAACCTCTGCTGTAGGACTGAGTAATCTACTTGCAGTTGAGAAAGCTGGTCCTCTTTGTGCATCAATTCATGTATCTTTTCCTTTAGAGCTACAACATCCGCCTGTATCTCTCTGGTTTTGGCCTCCTCTCTCTTGTATCGTTGTCGTAGGTCTTCCTCCTGGCTGTCCTCCTCTCCTTTCTCAATCGCTTTGTTCCGTGCTATCTGACTCCTCATGGCCTCCACTTGCTGGGTAAGTATGGTGGCTTTATCTTGTTCTGTTATGAAccttttctccaaaatgtcaTACTGATCCTCTGTTTTGATCAGATCTCCCTCAACCACTTCGAGCTGTTTGAGGCGATTTCTGAGGTGCTCAATCTCAAAGGTTAGCTCTTTAATTTTGTTATCTTCTCTTTTTCCAGCATCAGGTGCTCTTCCTTGCTCAaatttcacagttttttttgcaGACAATCTCTCTGCTTGCTCCAACCCATCCAACCTCTTTTTCATTTGGCTAACCTTTGAAAGAAGATCCTTTGTTTTATCTGTTTCATTTGCCAACTTGGTGTTGAGGTCCCTCTTTTCTATCGTCATAGTATCGACTTTGGTTTCCATTTCTGATTTAAACTTTAAGAGTTTTTTGCTTTCTTCTATCAATTTCTCTGTCACCGCCATAACCTTACTCTGCTCATCTTTGACCATCTTACTTAAatcctcctttttcttttcatcgGATGTGATTCTTTCCACCAAAGTCTTTCGTTCCTCCATTAAAGCTACAGTCAATGATTTAAGCTTACCTAAGTCATCCTTCAGGTTAAGCTCAGACTTTTCTAACTTGAGTTCAGAGGATTCGAGCTCTTTCATTCGGATCTTAAGCATCACAACTTCCTCAGCGAGCTCTTTGGTATGGCCCTTCTCTTTTTCTAAAGCAGCGTATAACTGAGCAGACTCTTTCTTGTTTATGTTAAAGGAACCTTCAAGTTTCTCTAACTCTATCATTCTTTTCTGAAGTTTCTCCACCTCTATCCGAAGTTCTTTACTTTTGTTATTCTCCTCATGTAGCTTCTTCCTGAGCTCCTTGCACTGATTTTCAGTTCGGGTGATCTCCTCGTCGTTTCCTTCCATCTCCAGCACACGCTTCCTTAAATTCTCTAGCTCTGTAATTAAattagagtttgcatgttctcctttgCCTGTTTTGTCCTCCATCTCCTGCAGTTCCTCTTCAGATTTCCTCAAGGCCTTGTTGCTTTCCTCTATCTCATCCACTGTACGCAAAAGCCCTAGAATTTTTGAATTGAGTTGACGGTTGAGGAGCTCCTGACTGGCAAGTTTAGTGCTCATCTCTTCATGCTGCTGAGCGAGTGTGACAGTTTTCTCTTTAAGCTCAGCCTCTAAGCTCAGAACCCGGTGAGCATCTTCCTGAGCGTGCGTCCTGGTTTCACTCAGTATCTTCCTCTGCTGCTGAAGCTGCTGGCTTAGTTCCTGGACCCGATGAGTCTGTTGGTCCATTTGCTCCAGGTGTTGTTGGCGCTCATTGACCAACATTAGGGCAAAGGATTTCAGTTTGACTAGCTCCTCCTGCACCTTGGCCAGACGTTTAGAATGCTCCTTCTCCTTTTTCACCTGGTAGGCTTTTTCATTGTCAAGCAGCCTCTTTAGTCTAAAAGTGGCAATAAGAAAAATCAAGGTTTTGCATTAGTCAAGCATATAATGAATCTAATAGTTACTTGGCATGTTTCTGCTCTAAAGACTGTATTCTACAAATGTGAGTCAATTAATTTAAGGATGTATGTTGTTTTAGCAGAGATTTAACAGTCATTTCAGTAACagtaatatttaattaattcattcattcatcttccgttccgcttatcctcactagggtcgcgggggtgctggagcctatcccagctcactgcggcacaccctgaaatggccaatcgcagggcacatagaaacaaccatttgcactcacattcataccgacgggcaatttagcgtcttcaattactgcatgttttggggaagtgggaggaaatcggagtggcCGGAacaaacccatgcaggcacgggcagaacatgcaaactccacacaggcggggccgggatttgaaccccagtcctcagaactgtgaggcagatgtactaaccagtcatccaccgtgccaccaacagtaatattttttccctctaattattattattattgttattactattattatttaccTGCTTACTTACTTGCTCAGGATTTTGTGCATGATATTTGAAAACATTAgatcactggtgtcaaactcatggcccgggggccataCCCGGCctcccacatcattttatgtggcccatgaaagcaaatcatgtgcatcaacttccatgtttcttgctaaaatctgtaccaaaatttatAATTAtcatatacaataaataacaacattgagatattgcaagcattttttgttaccaagcaCCTTTAACCAGTAACTTggacaatagttgaacaaacctttatctgatttcaaaactagttatccatcaatttgttgtgtatatgtaataatatggtgatgcgatgaaacatttatatgggttcagagTCACAACGGCCGTTTGATGAAGACCATAACTACAATGATGCCCGTGACAAAAATCAGTTGGACACCCCTGCATTAGATACAGCTCACTGACAATATGGTCCAGGCAAGTAATTAGTCATTAGTCGCAATTAAGAGTTGAGCCATTAAATATTACATCAAGCTCTCCCAAACTACTACTTTTCTCCCAAATTAGGATAAAGACTAACACACAAACTGATCTCCTTTCGCCATATGGActtcttttctcttttgtcCTTTCCAGTCTGCTAAAGCTGCTTCATGCTgctccaacaaaacaaaacagaatgcaatgttGCAGGTTCTCCCTCTGCACTACCATACACATTGCAGTGCCAATGTTACCAAATAAGCTATAAATGTTTGCAAAGACACCAAATTCTAGTCAATAAACAGGGGTTCGCATCTCAATTTCTAAGGAATTACGTTTCAGTGCATcattaaatgtaaatgcaatCAAAAAACCTCAGAAAAGAAATGCAATCAGGACTTACCACTGTTGTTCTACAAGCAACAAAAGCATAATTACAGTGACACAAAATCCAATCAGGAAGTCGTCAGGGCCTCTTTTTTCACAAATGatcctctgtcacacctcaaGCATGCATGTTTAAGGACTATGAAAGGTGAATTAATACAGTGCAGAACTATCAGACCTCTGGTGAGCAGTGTCACATCATCCTTATAAGATGTGTGGCtatgtgtacgtgtgtatgtgtgtgtgcgcatgtgagAGAAATTGAGAGAGACTGTGTACTGTTCTACTTTGGACCGTGAAAGGGGTGGGATTTTTGCCACTGGAGGAGTGCTCTGTAATACTCCCCCAATTTTCCTGCTTCCATGCAACACTGGCATGTTTGAGTGAAGGCCAGTCCAAATACATTTCCAGACACTTTAGGTCTTACTGAGTAAAATGTCACACAGTTTGTATTTCTTCGCAAGTTCATTTCaggatttttctgtttttgacaCTTGAAGTGTAAAACTATTGAAGGAAATAGGAGGGATTGTTCACTGTAGCTCCCCTtgaggaaaaactgaactaCCACCGGTTTCCATGTGATGAGGGAAACAGATATGAAATGGTTGGATGTGTCCTTTTTGAGGTGAAGAAGGTTGAGGATGACCAATTGTAACTATGACAATAGTTACAAAGTTACAAAGTGATGCACAGCGCTGGACTGTATATGTTCTGATACACCTTAAAAGTTCCAtgccatcttgtttttttccataattgtTTTTCTCCATAATCTTTCAtgtccttttattgggtttgcaagataatttgggttggaaatgcccacaTGGTCCTTTTTTAAACTATTCTAGTTGATCTTATACGACTGGCAATTGAGATAGCCAGATGTCTGATTACTATTCAagatgtaaataagctttgctctgattcttaatttaaatatggaaaacaactTTGCTCTGTTTAGTCTTTGGCGATATCATGGCATCTTGTGGCAGCCAAGCAATCATAGTGACATTGCGTTTGGATCCTTCGATGTCTtgctatcattgtgaagcacaattcaccaagcgttggattgttggcccactaatagggaatGTGATCTGGCAggagttgtgagtgaaaatgaaaagagagggggatattttgagagggTGGAATGGTGTGGgagactggttaacacatccgcctcacatttctgaggactcgggttcaaatccggcctcgcctgtgtggagttccatgttctccccgtgcctgtgtgggttttctccaggactccagtttcctcccatatcccaaaaatgtgcatggtagtttaattgaagactgtaaattgtttgtaggtgcgaatggttgtttgtttatatttggctccagcatgcccgctaGCAAGGATgagcggtacaaaaaatggatagatggatggttaTTTTAAGGTTGTGCTTGTCATCCgctcccattcatttgaatttaacCTGCGTGCGACTTTCATCGCTGACAACAATTAATAcaagctttgctatttcatccacagatACATTAAACATTATAGATATagttaaatattgttgtaaaacacaacatatgtgTACTTATAGACTGTATTTGTTAGGCTGAGACTCGCTCCCTTAAAACCGGAAATGCTGTGTTGCCATTGAGCCGAGTTGAGAGCCTGGGTCCCGACCACAAAGTATTTAGGCTCCTTTTGACCTATggataaaacagtagaaaaggTTACATCAACATCTCTGACATAGCTACCAATTAGAAAatgttgattgaaaaaaaattatttgtcctACCAAATACAGACATTCAGATATTGTTATCTTAAGAAGCTAAGATCTGTCAGAAGCTAAGAAGAAGAAGCTAAGATTCCATAATTAACTACATGATACggtgatttcatttttaatttttttttttttttttttttttttactctttgttattttaaaaattaaattagaaaATGCAGAGGCATGCTCCTAAAACtactaaatatttatattttagttaGTCACTGATCAGGTTAATAGTTTTGAAATTCATTGAAAGCTATCTTGTGTTTTTGAGAGCTAAAACAGACACACATGGAATGATAGCATAACATTTTATCCTGTGTTTCTTAAGGAATTTGCTCAAATGCGGTGAGGTCTGTCTCGAAAGGCTTTGGATTGAAGAAGACGAGAGCTGCCAAAAAGCTGTCACGACAATAGTGTGTTGTTTAGGATTTATCTTACTTGCCTGAGAAAATAATTATGTGTGAAGCTGGAACATTGGGTTGCTAATTTACAACACGGCTGATGTGCAGTGAAGAGAAACAAATTGGAGACAAAGCGGACATTAGGCAACCATAATAACAGTACCGTACATAATAACTGTTCTAGCAACTATCAGATGGGTGTAGTAAAACTCACTGAGCAACAAGTAGCAACATATACTGTAACCTGACATAAAGTAGACTATATTTGTTGAAGAAATTTATTATGaagtagtcactgatggtgtagtggtacactcgcctgactttttTGCGGGCAGCgttggttcagttcccactcagtgacggtgtgaatgtcagtgtgaatggttgtccgtgtctatatgtgccctgcgactgactggcgaccagttcagggtgtgtccgcgtttcgcccgaagtcagttgggacaggctccagcgccccgcggccctaaccaggataagtggtgttgaaaatggatggctattaTGAAGTACTTCCACACTTTGAGCATGCAACAACCAGCATGGCGGTGATGAATGCTGGTGCAACCTCTATGGATTACCAAGCAGCAAATAGATAAGTTTGCTCTCGTGACTGACCCTGCAATATAGCATATTGCTGGCTTTGGACGGAATCCTCGGATCTTCAAAACCTTCACTTTTCAGGAATCCCCCAAAAAACTGTGTTTTTATTGCGCTATTAACATTGCGTCGTCAaggagagcaagccattttcaacactttagattggtcaataatttgtaaaaaataaaaataacacaccaACGTGAGGACTGACCAACGGTGTATCGATTTGCACCGAAACAACATGAAATTCATCAAATTTGGACTGAAGAGGGTTTGGCCCGACAACAGCGATGTTTTTTCTCTTCTATTGCCGTTCTTCCTTCTGCAAATGTTTGGTCAAAATCAATTTTGgactattttttattcttttatttcctAGCAGCAAGCAGTATGTCATGCCATGTCATTATGACGTGACATGACATGAAAATCTGCTAACAAAACGgtttgcctatagatgccatgAGATGGTAGCaaaggatttgtttttgttttttttagacaaagaTATGGCCTAACTAACTGGGGCTCCTCCAACCAGTTCGACATAGGTGTTTGGCACCAGTATGGCatcagatggtgccaaagcagtATTTTTCTATTAGACACTGGCTTTAGCCTAAGGACAAAAACAGCGAAtagatgagttttttttttttttttttttttttttgtagagaaTAACAGAGATTAGGTTCCCTAAAAAAAGTCCAGGAATAGGCAAATTAGGCAATACCGAATTACGACTATGCGAGGTTCGCTGTAttgcaaaatacatttcatgGTCTTCTCCCTCTTTGTCTTTGTTGCTTCCTTAAACACTTTTAAGTGACACTTTAGCatctattttgcatttttggggtaaaaatcaaatccattttaaacactaAGCCCAACACTATCGGCTTCAAAGCAGAATTGTTCCTTTCGGCAACATTTCACAAAGTGAGATGGGCGAATGTTGACGCATGGACAATCAATAATATTTGGTGCATATACTGCTTGGTAGATCTGGTCAATTATTGTATAACCATAATACAGATATTCTGGCCATACTACATGATGTATAACAAGAAAAACCCtaattttatgtttaaaattCATTATAAATGGCTTAACATCTAATGCAGATCAACATTTACAATCTTTTTGCGTGGATCTACTCATCCTTCCAAGAATAGAATTTGTTCCTCTGTTATGTATCAACCATCATGTCACTTAGATATTTAAGGTTCTTGACATACAAATTGATCTGATATCAGAGAGGTGTTAATTGCTGATTGGTAGCCAGTGTGAAAGAGCTTATTTGGTGCCCATTTTCTGCATTCCTGACTGTTTGGCACCcgaccatttgtttttttcacttagCCCTCACCCAGAAGGCTGGAGGACATCACGCTCATGGAAAATGAGATTTTTCCGTTTCAGCTAAGGGAGAGAATGACAAAGTAGAGCAGTACCAGACTTGCAGATTTTACAGAAATGAATTTTTGTTTAGGTGTTGGTCGAAAGGGATTCttgcatgtactgtacttatGCTTTTTCGTGTATTGTATTTACTCTATAAAAAATGGTGTCCTTTTGGATTTTTACCATACTGAGGTGCTGCAGCCGTTTCTTTACACTTGAGCAGGCCACCTGCTGCAAATTGCTGTCGTACGTTTCATGTAGGAAAATCAAGTGCTTGTTTATGCAACACTTACTAAAGTGAGACTTACAATTTTCTCACCCGACAGTTTAtgggtttaatttattttcaagccAATTTGGTAAAATTGTAAGCAGTAAATGTGAATTTGCTTACGCTAACACCAATATTATAGACCATTAAATTATATGATGGAGCTTTGTCATGGCAATGTCACAGACGCTTTCAAGGATTCAAGGAATTTtattgtcataccaacacatGTTTACACGATATGGCACAAAAtccgaaaaagaaaaagaaaataagacaaaatactgtatactaaagatttttaaaaaaaaattaaataattatctgcagttgtgaatgtgtgcaaagaTGTAAATGCTTTTCTCTATGTTGTGAGCAAGGGTACCATCAACCCAATTCTTTTTGTAGTTtagttattttaaaatagatttagTGCATATtactttcaaatttaaaatgtcatcaaatgtaATATGTCTCAACTTCCACACATTTACTTTTTGAGATCCAAGTTATGACAATGTCAATTCAACAAGCACACGCATACGCAATCATGTTGCACATTA of the Phycodurus eques isolate BA_2022a chromosome 14, UOR_Pequ_1.1, whole genome shotgun sequence genome contains:
- the LOC133413216 gene encoding filamin-A-interacting protein 1-like, whose product is MRSKSSEVAHSTNGVLGVPQGDHDISQGQDVCIAVKNMKAKVQQQEGEDNMEVIFDKEQTLMDSKTGEKEGAVMNLSREDLLQLLGIMEGEIQAREDVINMLKSKQTPQVTVVSADSSAAGCSAFQALQRDGLIAGTPPHTHSVYQKPMIELERLQEKHRETYRRMLGQLLLAEKCHRRTVHELDSEKRKHVDYMNKSDDFTNLLEQERERLKRLLDNEKAYQVKKEKEHSKRLAKVQEELVKLKSFALMLVNERQQHLEQMDQQTHRVQELSQQLQQQRKILSETRTHAQEDAHRVLSLEAELKEKTVTLAQQHEEMSTKLASQELLNRQLNSKILGLLRTVDEIEESNKALRKSEEELQEMEDKTGKGEHANSNLITELENLRKRVLEMEGNDEEITRTENQCKELRKKLHEENNKSKELRIEVEKLQKRMIELEKLEGSFNINKKESAQLYAALEKEKGHTKELAEEVVMLKIRMKELESSELKLEKSELNLKDDLGKLKSLTVALMEERKTLVERITSDEKKKEDLSKMVKDEQSKVMAVTEKLIEESKKLLKFKSEMETKVDTMTIEKRDLNTKLANETDKTKDLLSKVSQMKKRLDGLEQAERLSAKKTVKFEQGRAPDAGKREDNKIKELTFEIEHLRNRLKQLEVVEGDLIKTEDQYDILEKRFITEQDKATILTQQVEAMRSQIARNKAIEKGEEDSQEEDLRQRYKREEAKTREIQADVVALKEKIHELMHKEDQLSQLQVDYSVLQQRFFEEEEKAKSMGTEVLHLNKELEIAKRHSRALRPSLNGRRMVDIAVTSTGVQTEALSNGPTEEDTPAGFIRKSVQEENNIMNNLRQKSLKKPTEKTGGIERSPSSGSDLSIKKSWIPWMRKKDNNSHETSLEKTHISGAPNLTMAHKQGQPLHIRLTPDHQNNMATLEISSTTADDIFSTSAPLNANPSHPKSRITIIPTHSAAIRGRFTNGHQGPERTKSPVTITTISRAKSPDCSQTSSSTSGRPMSPVTIMTVSTSAVPDASSSPEPQEMTMGRAVFKVTPEKQMVPVPIRKGHNNTNIITTTDDNKIHIHLGNSLTPKMVVRPVSAVTESKEVTLSTGTVLRSPRQITTTRTTQNKVMSTLTISPVASNTTRSTQSMCGHDSQGPRTGLTRIPMSKSLKTGKTVLGSLGISSGVKAESRAESQSMRIEVKKSVVNGITYQNGGKG